In a single window of the Lasioglossum baleicum chromosome 10, iyLasBale1, whole genome shotgun sequence genome:
- the LOC143213085 gene encoding uncharacterized protein LOC143213085 yields the protein MDVDAEVPDSVELVQMSRKELFLSIRSDLHNQINDILQRIEDLLAKKFRSCYRLPKQDKERLRRLIYQFRGKWSKAHRSQPTFLKSFHNWLEAPLVFEKTSIPEKEDDVLWTPPSAASGSTKKKRGHKEKTLSGEEALTVMTKLKLSRPQYEGLRAVSYEHNCQLFPPYAAVLEAQK from the exons atggaCGTTGACGCTGAAG TCCCCGACAGCGTCGAACTCGTGCAAATGTCCAGGAAGGAGTTGTTCCTTTCAATAAGGAGTGATCTACACAACCAGATCAACGATATACTCCAACGTATCGAGGATCTATTAGCCAAGAAATTTCGAAGCTGTTACAGATTACCGAAACAGGACAAAGAAAGGCTTCGCAGATTGATTTACCAATTCAGAGGCAAGTGGTCGAAAGCCCACAGATCCCAAcccacatttcttaaatctttCCACAACTGGCTGGAAGCGCCACTTGTGTTCGAGAAAACATCGATTCCAGAAAAAGAGGACGATGTGTTATGGACCCCTCCTAGTGCAGCATCAGGCTCGACGAAGAAGAAACGTGGGCACAAAGAAAAAACTTTATCTGGTGAAGAAGCTCTGACTGTCatgacgaaattaaaattatcaagGCCCCAGTACGAGGGATTACGAGCTGTCAGCTACGAGCACAACTGTCAGCTATTTCCGCCATATGCAGCTGTGCTGGAGGCGCAAAAGTGA